A region of Amyelois transitella isolate CPQ chromosome 11, ilAmyTran1.1, whole genome shotgun sequence DNA encodes the following proteins:
- the LOC106134893 gene encoding larval/pupal cuticle protein H1C-like — MYKLVVFAALLAVAAAAPGLIGAPYAAPYAAPLASPWGAGYVGAPLVSAGVVKTVAPVATSYANTVRIASPAVVAAHAPLVAAHAPLVASPYAHAW; from the exons ATGTACAAACTG GTTGTATTCGCCGCTCTCCTGGCCGTAGCGGCCGCCGCCCCCGGCCTCATCGGAGCGCCGTATGCCGCACCGTACGCCGCGCCCTTAGCATCCCCATGGGGAGCGGGCTACGTCGGCGCCCCGCTGGTCAGCGCTGGAGTAGTCAAGACCGTTGCACCGGTTGCTACTTCTTACGCTAACACCGTCAGG ATTGCTTCCCCAGCTGTGGTTGCAGCTCATGCTCCCCTGGTAGCCGCCCACGCCCCTCTTGTTGCGTCCCCCTATGCCCACGCCTGGTAA
- the LOC132902230 gene encoding uncharacterized protein LOC132902230, whose product MNSLVVLLSMVALAAAKPSGLFQAGLVSYAAPAIASLPAAVSQQSRIDIKSSPAVISTAEVAPITRSIVAEPFIATPSVLAAPAAVSSQSRLDIKSSPAIINTVAAAPLAYSAPIGIAPTLIKSAYAAPAFTAPALLKTSIAAPGLLTPALAAPGVPLDTPEVIAARAAHFEAKALAGAHLIRKRSAPLIGAPVLSTYSAPLVSTYSASPIVSPLSATSLISTYSAPIALSTPLITKAYSVHPW is encoded by the coding sequence ATGAACTCGCTGGTGGTGTTGTTGTCTATGGTGGCGTTGGCCGCTGCCAAACCATCGGGTCTCTTCCAAGCTGGATTAGTTTCATATGCTGCGCCCGCTATTGCCAGCCTACCCGCAGCAGTGTCACAGCAGTCCCGGATCGACATCAAATCGTCTCCAGCTGTTATTTCAACCGCTGAAGTAGCACCCATCACTCGTTCTATCGTCGCTGAACCGTTCATTGCCACTCCATCAGTCTTGGCAGCCCCAGCAGCTGTTTCTTCTCAATCGCGCCTTGACATCAAGTCATCACCTGCCATCATCAACACAGTGGCCGCAGCTCCTCTGGCTTATAGTGCACCGATTGGCATCGCACCTACCCTAATCAAGAGTGCATACGCCGCGCCCGCATTCACAGCCCCAGCTTTGTTGAAAACCTCCATTGCGGCTCCTGGACTCTTGACTCCAGCTCTTGCTGCGCCCGGAGTACCCCTCGATACTCCTGAAGTAATTGCCGCTCGTGCTGCTCACTTTGAAGCCAAAGCTCTGGCCGGGGCTCACCTTATCCGCAAACGCTCAGCGCCCCTGATTGGGGCTCCCGTTTTATCTACATACAGTGCCCCACTGGTGTCCACCTATAGTGCTTCTCCAATTGTTTCCCCTCTGTCCGCGACTTCTCTGATCTCCACATACTCCGCACCCATAGCCCTCTCGACGCCGCTCATCACTAAGGCATACAGCGTACACCCCTGGTGA
- the LOC106134918 gene encoding cuticle protein 16.5-like, translated as MYKLVVLFSVAALAAAKPGLVAPLAYSAAVPAVSSVSQYSSSVLHGSPVVSAAVPAVYSAPAVYGASVVAPVPAVALSQAPHSPAVVLDAVHGVPLDTPEVVAARAAHYQAKALTGLHHLKKRSLAPVAYSSVVSPVAPVVSAYSAPLVHGPVVSAYSSPIVSAPVVSAYSAPVVGAPLAYSAVVPKALSVHPW; from the coding sequence ATGTACAAGTTGGTGGTGTTGTTCTCCGTAGCGGCTTTGGCGGCAGCCAAGCCGGGTCTGGTGGCGCCATTGGCGTACTCCGCGGCCGTGCCCGCCGTTAGCTCAGTATCGCAGTACAGCTCCAGTGTTCTTCATGGAAGCCCAGTGGTGTCTGCAGCCGTGCCCGCCGTGTACAGTGCACCTGCTGTTTATGGTGCCTCAGTGGTAGCTCCTGTCCCTGCAGTAGCCTTATCTCAAGCTCCTCACTCTCCCGCTGTCGTGTTGGACGCTGTTCACGGAGTGCCCTTGGATACTCCTGAAGTCGTCGCTGCACGCGCCGCTCACTATCAAGCTAAGGCTCTGACTGGTCTTCATCATCTTAAGAAGCGCTCCCTGGCTCCTGTTGCGTACAGCTCAGTGGTTTCTCCCGTCGCCCCTGTAGTGTCCGCCTATTCCGCCCCCTTAGTACATGGTCCTGTAGTATCTGCATACTCTTCCCCTATCGTATCAGCCCCCGTCGTCTCCGCTTACTCAGCTCCCGTCGTGGGCGCTCCACTTGCCTACTCCGCTGTTGTCCCCAAAGCCCTCAGCGTCCACCCCTGGTAA
- the LOC106135007 gene encoding pupal cuticle protein C1B — MIAKFVVVLAVAIATVNAGVVPLAAAPAALVAPAVAPAAYVAPYASSYSAHAVNHAVATPVVAPYVAAPAAPLVASAPYVASARYLASPYFL, encoded by the exons ATGATCGCCAAATTCGTT GTTGTTCTCGCCGTAGCTATCGCCACCGTCAACGCTGGGGTTGTCCCCCTAGCCGCGGCGCCTGCAGCCCTGGTTGCGCCGGCGGTAGCCCCGGCTGCATACGTAGCCCCATATGCAAGCTCTTACTCCGCCCATGCCGTCAACCATGCTGTTGCTACCCCGGTCGTGGCCCCCTACGTGGCCGCCCCCGCcgctcccttagtcgcttcaGCCCCATATGTCGCATCAGCAAGATACCTCGCCTCTCCATACTTTCTATAA
- the LOC106135073 gene encoding calphotin, which produces MFSIRFIVLIAAAFAVSVESSAVPAVPVAAPLVANAHVGYAHAVPQNIPPYAAQVNAFSKFFNPVIAAPLAGPAALAAPVAAPLAAPVAAPLAAPIAGPYAAPYLAGPGPYALPTGYAAPFPYAAPFPYASAPLVRAPYGIAPAFVR; this is translated from the exons ATGTTCTCTATCAGATTT ATCGTGCTTATCGCTGCGGCGTTTGCCGTAAGTGTCGAATCCAGCGCCGTGCCAGCAGTTCCTGTGGCTGCCCCATTGGTAGCCAATGCCCATGTAGGCTACGCTCACGCGGTTCCTCAAAATATTCCACCGTATGCGGCGCAAGTTAACGCATTCAGCAAATTTTTCAATCCTGTGATTGCTGCACCTTTGGCGGGCCCTGCAGCGTTGGCTGCCCCAGTTGCTGCCCCATTGGCTGCTCCAGTTGCTGCTCCATTGGCGGCCCCAATCGCTGGACCCTATGCCGCTCCATATCTTGCCGGTCCAGGGCCGTATGCTCTACCCACAGGTTATGCTGCCCCTTTTCCTTATGCCGCTCCTTTTCCGTACGCATCGGCACCTTTAGTAAGAGCTCCTTACGGCATCGCCCCAGCATTTGTTCGATAG
- the LOC106134920 gene encoding uncharacterized protein LOC106134920: MMKLVVLSCLMAAVSASGLAAIPLAYTAPLIAPSNYRGPLSLAPGQPANILAADGRPLDTLEVNLDRSAHLTAKALDSWNGVHLLKKRSVAVAAPLLASPVRTVALTHAPLIAPSIYSAPIATHISPLTYAAPLAHW, translated from the coding sequence ATGATGAAATTGGTGGTGTTGTCTTGCCTGATGGCTGCCGTTTCGGCGAGCGGATTGGCGGCTATTCCCCTCGCGTACACGGCTCCTTTGATCGCTCCCTCCAACTACCGTGGGCCTCTGTCTCTAGCACCTGGACAGCCCGCTAATATTCTGGCCGCCGATGGCAGGCCATTGGACACTCTGGAAGTCAACTTGGACCGGTCAGCCCATCTGACGGCGAAGGCTCTGGACAGCTGGAACGGTGTGCACCTGCTGAAGAAACGATCGGTCGCGGTTGCTGCACCTCTTCTGGCCTCTCCAGTCAGGACTGTAGCTTTGACTCATGCTCCTCTCATCGCACCCTCAATCTACTCCGCTCCCATCGCGACTCACATCTCCCCCCTTACATATGCGGCACCCCTCGCCCATTGGTGA
- the LOC106134894 gene encoding cuticle protein 16.5-like, with product MTSLVVLFSVMALTAAKPSGLLHAGLISYAAPAITSYAAPAAVSEQSRIDIKSSPAVVATAAVAPVTRTFISEPIAVAAPTVVAAPAAAVSHQSRVEVKSAPAVINTVATAPIAYSAPIATAAVAPALSGAIASPAFAPTAFVNTAYGAPAFVKSAEFIAAESASTPSVPQDTPEVIAARNAHFKAKALATGHLIRKRSAPFFGAPIVSAYSTPFVSSLVATHPVSSYSVPLVSAPLITKTYGLRAW from the exons ATGACTTCGCTGGTGGTGTTGTTTTCTGTGATGGCATTGACCGCTGCTAAACCCTCAGGACTTTTGCACGCTGGTTTAATATCGTATGCAGCTCCAGCTATCACCAGCTACGCCGCCCCGGCTGCAGTTTCGGAGCAGTCTCGCATCGACATTAAATCTTCGCCAGCTGTAGTTGCTACTGCAGCAGTTGCACCCGTCACTCGAACTTTCATCAGTGAGCCCATTGCAGTTGCCGCTCCCACTGTTGTAGCCGCGCCAGCCGCCGCCGTGTCTCACCAGTCTCGCGTCGAAGTCAAGTCAGCACCTGCTGTCATCAACACCGTAGCTACTGCCCCAATCGCATACAGTGCACCTATAGCCACCGCAGCGGTCGCCCCAGCACTGAGTGGTGCTATCGCCTCACCGGCCTTTGCTCCCACTGCATTTGTCAACACTGCTTACGGTGCTCCGGCTTTCGTGAAATCTGCTGAGTTT ATTGCTGCTGAATCTGCTTCAACTCCATCAGTGCCTCAGGATACTCCTGAAGTAATCGCAGCACGGAATGCCCACTTTAAAGCCAAGGCTCTCGCCACTGGTCATCTTATCCGCAAGCGATCCGCTCCATTCTTTGGCGCTCCTATTGTTTCCGCTTACAGCACGCCATTTGTGTCGTCCTTGGTAGCCACGCATCCCGTGTCATCATATTCGGTGCCTCTAGTCTCAGCTCCCCTTATCACCAAAACCTACGGTTTGCGTGCTTGGTAA
- the LOC106134895 gene encoding uncharacterized protein LOC106134895: MFKLVVLCALIAAGAAEPEPEPKPGTFYTAPFQTYAAVLSPASTTITKQASSVVHPSPYYVSSPVVYSHFIKKRSAPFTYYAPQSYTTYPLPYAGAYAGAYAAPLYNAAPILPAAPAVPYVATHLIKKRSAPLLPTTYVAPASYAAHTPLLASTYSAPLLTSSPLIPQPIISQPLVSTHFIKKRSASIFPAVSTTYLAPSSFSQQSRIDLHASPLYTYPTYTQPIAYSHVL; encoded by the coding sequence ATGTTCAAACTTGTAGTTTTGTGTGCATTGATCGCCGCCGGGGCCGCCGAGCCCGAGCCCGAGCCCAAACCCGGCACCTTCTACACGGCACCGTTCCAGACCTACGCAGCGGTCCTGTCCCCGGCATCGACCACAATCACCAAGCAGGCCAGTAGTGTGGTGCACCCATCTCCTTACTACGTGTCATCCCCGGTGGTCTACTCGCACTTCATCAAGAAGCGATCCGCGCCCTTCACTTACTATGCACCTCAAAGCTACACGACTTATCCTCTGCCCTACGCTGGTGCCTACGCTGGCGCCTACGCTGCACCCCTCTACAACGCTGCTCCTATTTTACCAGCTGCTCCTGCGGTGCCTTACGTCGCAACTCATCTGATCAAGAAGAGGTCTGCCCCCCTCCTGCCCACTACCTACGTCGCCCCAGCCAGCTATGCCGCGCACACTCCTTTGTTGGCTTCCACTTATTCTGCGCCTCTCCTTACCTCTTCCCCCTTGATCCCGCAGCCTATTATCTCCCAGCCTCTGGTCTCGACTCACTTCATCAAGAAGCGTTCTGCCTCTATCTTTCCCGCTGTGAGCACTACATACTTAGCTCCGTCATCCTTCTCCCAACAGTCAAGAATTGATCTCCACGCTAGTCCCCTATACACCTACCCCACTTACACTCAACCCATTGCTTATTCTCACGTGCTATAA